The genomic window TCGACCTACAGCGGCGAGGATTGGCTAAAGAAGCTCACTTGGCATATGTTAAACTGAAGAGAATATAATCCAGTCTGCCAAGGTGGTGGGTTCCGAAGGGCGAATCACCAATTGTTAGAACGCTATCCTTTCTCATGTGATGGTGAGAATTTTAAAAACCAGTGCTATAATTTTTTCAGGATGACCTCCCAAAAAGCTCTTTTAGAGCAACTGAAAATGGTGCCGGATAAACCCGGTGTCTACGTTTTCAAGGACGCCCAAGGGAAAGTTTTGTACATCGGAAAAGGACGTTCCCTATGTAAGAGAATGCGTTCATATTTTCAGAAGATCCACATCTATTCCCCAAAGACCCAGGCGATGGTGGATAAAATCGCCGATTTTGATATCTATGTTACCGACAGTGAGGTCGAAGCCCTCATCCTCGAGTGCAATTTAATAAAGAGGTATCGACCCAGCTTCAACATAAACCTCAGGGATGATAAGAGCTATCCATGCCTCGCAATCACCCTAAATGATGCATTCCCCAGAGTTATGGTGACCAGAAAATTGGGGTTAGAGGGGGCGAGATACTTCGGTCCTTATACGAAAGCCCATGCCATCAGGGACACGCTGGATACATTACGGCGCATTTTCCCGGTTCGGGTATGTAGAGGGAAAGAACCAGGTAAGTCGAGCGGTTCGCCCTGCCTTAACTATCATATTAAGAGATGTCTTGGTCCATGCACTGGAAAGGTGAGCAAAGAAGAGTATCGAAGGATGATCGATCAAATTTGCCTGTTTTTGGAGGGCAAGCAGGAACAGGTCATAGAGCAACTCCAGAGGGAGATGAAGGAAGCTGCAGAAAAGCTTGAATTCGAGAAAGCAGCCAGGCTTAGAAATAGAATTCGAGCAGCTCAACACGTTTTAGAGAGGCAAAGGATCATTTCCTCCACTAAGGAGGACAAGGATGTCATCGCACTCTTTGCACGGGAGGATGCCGCCTGTGTTGAGGTCTTTTTCATCAGGGGAGGCAAACTCATTGGAAGTGAGAGTTTCATCTTGGACAAGGATGAACACGTGAGCGAAAAGGAGCTTTTGACCTCGTTTGTCAAGCAATTTTACCTCACGACTACTTTTGTGCCCCGATATATACTATTGCAGGATGAAATAGAGGATGCGGAGTTGATCGAGGAATGGCTCACCAAGAAGCGTGGCAAGAAGGTGGAGATCAAGGTTCCCCAGAGGGGTGAGAAAAGGAGCCTGGTGGCACTGGCCATCGACAACGCTCGACATGCCTTTGAGCTCCTCGAGGTCAAAAGAAGACTGGAGAAGGAGAGAGCCTTAAAGGCTCTTGCTGAGCTCAAAGAGCGACTCGATCTACCGGAGTTTCCCTAC from Actinomycetota bacterium includes these protein-coding regions:
- the uvrC gene encoding excinuclease ABC subunit UvrC, which codes for MTSQKALLEQLKMVPDKPGVYVFKDAQGKVLYIGKGRSLCKRMRSYFQKIHIYSPKTQAMVDKIADFDIYVTDSEVEALILECNLIKRYRPSFNINLRDDKSYPCLAITLNDAFPRVMVTRKLGLEGARYFGPYTKAHAIRDTLDTLRRIFPVRVCRGKEPGKSSGSPCLNYHIKRCLGPCTGKVSKEEYRRMIDQICLFLEGKQEQVIEQLQREMKEAAEKLEFEKAARLRNRIRAAQHVLERQRIISSTKEDKDVIALFAREDAACVEVFFIRGGKLIGSESFILDKDEHVSEKELLTSFVKQFYLTTTFVPRYILLQDEIEDAELIEEWLTKKRGKKVEIKVPQRGEKRSLVALAIDNARHAFELLEVKRRLEKERALKALAELKERLDLPEFPYRIECFDISTMRGRQSVGSMVVFENGRPRNKDYRKFKIKWVTGQDDFAMMAEVIRRRFTRYLDEKEGRFGVKPDLVIVDGGKPQLSAALKSLTELGIEDIPVIALAKREEEIYLPNQPEPISLPAFSPGLRLIQRIRDEAHRFALSYHRGLRGKAMVKSIFDRIPGVGEKRKKLLLEYFGSPEAIYEASLEELKAVPKLSSKVAHAIYRFLHHQGD